A portion of the Bacteroidales bacterium genome contains these proteins:
- a CDS encoding tetratricopeptide repeat protein, which yields MTHPIANTRRAPIYLLSFSCFFFLLILTLQSQAQDTKAKIKKQFPKFSVSALQDTLISSSEYLAEDEPDSALVLATLAYEMGKSEKDLHRMSLSARRIAEAHFYLNEYQKAIEYYYKSADAEYAKVKDSNSFVAERLTDVAYCYNELGLSEKALGINKTALRIQQKTGNKSEESVILNNLGTNYFMLAQYDLAIQSYSKVLEMEKATGDSSAIGIAYNNLGMVYGRWGKHDKALELYQKALNYTTNEIKRSIRYSNIGMCWYHLGSYDKALSYLKQALEIDIKNKQAIKIGIRKNEIALIMAAKGDIKEAIRLNEEALLVFTEAGIRESKVITLIDLGDLYQKVGDDNKAEDCYLKSVNLAKELKALQHIARNYKSLSELTEKRNDHKQALKYYKLFTAASDSIFNTKMHEQIARYEILFETDKKEQQNKLLIKDNELKRRKQFYAMVVIISLVLIILLVFIVFRIKTKNLVQSKKLLLQEQELSQLELEKRDTENRMLEDRVFAEQQLNRLEREKHQAEIDHKNTELANSTLCLVNKNEILGEIKEKLQSTQKTDSLHEVVQFINANTDIDQDWKKFKLTFEEVHPGFFDRMEQQFPQLTDHDLRLSSYLRINLSSREIAGLMNVSLDATNKGRQRLRKKLELEAEADLPSFFSSI from the coding sequence ATGACACATCCAATCGCAAATACCCGTCGCGCTCCAATTTATCTGCTGAGCTTTAGCTGCTTTTTCTTCCTTTTGATACTTACCCTGCAATCACAAGCCCAGGATACTAAAGCTAAGATCAAAAAACAATTCCCAAAATTTTCAGTTTCCGCATTACAAGATACACTCATCAGTTCAAGCGAGTACCTGGCAGAAGATGAGCCTGATTCTGCATTAGTCCTGGCTACCCTGGCATATGAAATGGGTAAATCGGAGAAAGACCTGCACCGGATGTCCCTTTCAGCAAGGCGTATTGCAGAAGCCCATTTTTACCTTAATGAATATCAGAAAGCCATCGAATACTATTACAAATCAGCGGACGCAGAATATGCTAAAGTAAAGGACTCAAATAGTTTTGTGGCTGAGCGTTTAACAGATGTGGCTTATTGCTACAATGAACTTGGTCTTTCGGAAAAGGCGCTGGGCATCAATAAGACTGCTTTGCGCATTCAGCAGAAAACAGGAAACAAATCCGAAGAGAGTGTAATCCTCAATAACTTAGGCACCAATTACTTTATGCTTGCGCAGTATGACCTGGCCATTCAATCCTATAGCAAAGTGCTGGAAATGGAAAAAGCAACCGGGGATTCTTCAGCTATTGGTATTGCCTATAATAACTTAGGAATGGTTTATGGCCGTTGGGGCAAACATGATAAAGCACTCGAGTTATACCAGAAAGCCTTGAATTATACCACTAATGAAATAAAAAGATCTATAAGGTACAGCAATATCGGCATGTGCTGGTATCATCTGGGCAGTTATGACAAAGCGCTTTCATATCTGAAACAGGCATTGGAAATTGATATCAAAAATAAACAAGCGATAAAAATAGGGATAAGAAAAAATGAAATCGCCCTTATTATGGCTGCAAAGGGAGATATTAAAGAAGCTATCAGGCTCAATGAAGAAGCCTTGCTTGTTTTTACAGAAGCAGGTATCAGGGAGTCAAAAGTCATTACCCTCATCGACCTGGGAGACCTTTACCAGAAGGTAGGAGATGATAATAAAGCCGAAGATTGTTACCTAAAAAGTGTAAACCTGGCGAAAGAACTGAAAGCTTTACAACACATTGCCAGGAATTATAAAAGCTTAAGTGAACTTACGGAGAAACGAAACGACCATAAACAAGCTTTGAAGTATTACAAGTTGTTCACTGCCGCCAGCGATTCGATATTCAACACTAAGATGCATGAGCAAATTGCCCGATATGAAATACTGTTTGAAACTGATAAAAAGGAGCAGCAAAACAAGCTCCTCATCAAAGATAATGAGTTAAAAAGGCGAAAGCAGTTCTATGCAATGGTGGTGATTATAAGTTTAGTTCTCATTATATTGCTTGTATTCATTGTCTTCCGCATCAAAACTAAAAACCTTGTTCAAAGTAAAAAACTGTTGCTCCAGGAACAGGAATTATCGCAACTGGAACTTGAAAAACGAGATACGGAAAACCGAATGCTTGAAGACAGGGTTTTTGCTGAACAGCAACTTAACCGACTGGAAAGGGAAAAGCACCAGGCAGAAATAGATCACAAGAATACCGAATTGGCCAATTCAACCCTCTGCCTGGTGAATAAAAATGAAATACTGGGAGAAATCAAAGAAAAGTTACAATCGACTCAGAAAACCGATTCACTTCATGAGGTTGTTCAGTTCATCAATGCCAATACTGATATTGACCAGGACTGGAAGAAATTCAAACTTACTTTTGAAGAAGTTCACCCCGGCTTCTTTGACAGGATGGAGCAGCAGTTTCCCCAGCTTACAGATCACGATCTCCGCTTATCATCCTATTTAAGGATCAACCTTAGTTCCAGGGAGATAGCCGGACTGATGAATGTGTCACTAGATGCCACCAACAAAGGCAGACAACGACTGCGCAAGAAACTGGAACTGGAAGCAGAGGCTGATCTGCCCTCCTTCTTCTCATCAATATAG
- a CDS encoding PKD domain-containing protein, producing MKSALLLLVGIIFLFTNNSIAISSKTHESNRSKTDHLRHTNQEDYSFSYFLTVSDFHAPFKYSTSKGFDSGDDSNYENPFSISNWSLPSGACCPEFILKDAVQICPPDGACAPRGTADPGGLSHPLAACKNSFHTYTVFPNDPAYTYTWTITGGTPTSPSGNPVTILWGNGTTGTIKVVISNIGSGGTCLDSITRQVCLIDGPEADFTMLNDTVCAGTPVQFTNTSVGGSVFIWNFGDGSTSNLATPPAHTYINSGTYTITLIVQDMGSGQSGGTAGGQEKVACGCRDTITKTIEVLPGTGPVIDYDCCFGTVCPGDTSSFCTPMVCGTYSWSVTGGTIISGLNTNCIKVKWNSIYSGPTTVTLQSCPNSGCPGSTTLDVPVLYPNLPINGPNTVCVGSSGSFSLPWLPGTYYNWSVSGAGMYFFNQVDKNSTLVNITFNTAGPFWVKCEYNNPLSGCSGVDSVLVNVLPILSITGDEKVCENTVPNYSVPTPANWFVTPAGPTIFGNGSPTVGILWAPPGNYTLMAVSQIPGLYCNDTAYMKVQVIAKPILGPITGIANACANSKATFAVTSNLSGSPFVWTVTPGNIPSYMGADNDSIVADLQGSGPWTITVLQNQEIKPGVFCPSLTQTLTVNPYPVPVPVGPATVCMDDIVNYTVTGTPPPGGYQWTIIPAAQGTILSGQGTGSIMVQWHGPANPSVILKMTNCSGFSTLPIVVNGPPTPVATYSQVPVFCQGAAVTLNLSTGTGVGYSYQWYFNGSPVPPGTNPILPVNIATLPLGTHQYYVVVTLNGCSARSNIINVIIEDCSPGGSGSPPPGCTCDAIPFFRPYVVCGTISLLNYSSVVPPNTMTYLWTVSGPGTGTFTPSNTDPNPSLSVDASGLYTISLTVTSSTGCSCTYSTIVNVFLPVASITVTSPVCQNSPAFFSASPNNPAYNYFWSFGDSYTSNLANTQHAYSSASPPYFYVNLTIQNEYGCIATGLDSVWVNPKPVCTISAPDTAFCPGSFVPLTACGGMTSYQWYKNGTAISGATSQTHNANQYGEYQVEMTNTFGCTGKSNKMFIYIRQQPKAKITGNRYICAYPGNTEYVNLSTIYDPAYIYSWSSIPGGAVFTPSNTNSTSAMLTVPAVLPAIYEFIVNVTDTVTGCTNSDTICVSFYEKPPLTVTNFDICEGNTMLLTPTPNNTSLYNYQWNNGASTPVITAVNPGSYILTITDKNNGCSTSAFAGTIHALPDLSLFPLGCDSICDTDTLFMYIPLPLNWLPPFNNYPSAYPTITWYDNGNYGLPVGYGQSFPFVTNVLGNHQLSVVVSDAYGCQDTAGVFCLNVRNCPPFYGIDFGDVPDDDVLPGDFPTLLISNGARHFIAPGVYLGSQVDAETNGQPSFMAVCDDNDCFFISSGDDEDGVTIPPSLVQGSTVSLTVNASVSGYLDAWVDFNQNSDWSDAGDHVFINQPLSAGSNIVSLSIPITANTGISYSRFRFRTANNVITFSGSEADGEVEDYALHIDPVSTGELDFGDAPDDPTNTADYPTLLLSNGARHNVIAGVYLGTLIDLEGDGQPTLTANGDDVSSSDDEDGITIPAVIMQGSTVNITVTASVNGYLDAWMDFNIDGDWADAGEQFLVNQAILSGPNVLSLSVPLASMSGPSFTRFRFHTANGSVNYDGLVADGEVEDYAVYIEPVPGEFDFGDVPDDDLIAADFPTLLISNGARHQIVSGVFLGTQVDPESNGQPSFGAVCDDNDCFFPSAGDDEDGVSLPSTINAGTTVTVTVNASTTGFLDAWMDFNLDSDWSTAGEHIFVNQPLTAGSNTLTFSVPSTALTGSAYSRFRFRTSSAPVNFFGLVADGEVEDYASSQKAIPTQEDLDFGDVPDNPGNPSDFPTLLASNGARHTVVAGIYMGLLIDTETNGQPNLTATGDDAAGTDDEDGVNIPSNITIGTTVNISVVASVSGFLDAWVDYNGNGIWGAGIEHIFTSQPLSAGSNSLSFTVPGATTPGQSYARFRFRTTAAPISFNGLVADGEVEDYAVHFDPQSEENIDFGDAPDNPQSSTDYPTLLTSNGASHMISPTVYMGVLIDSELDGQPNIASTGDDSNGVDDEDGVSIPAVVVLGSTVNFTVSASVNGFLDAWIDFNIDGDWADAGEHIFTNTALTAGSNALSFAVPATSTSGQSYSRFRFRTSSASITYDGPLSDGEVEDYATYLEPAPQGSLDFGDVPDNWDIPNDYPTLLISNGARHTIVANIYLGTQVDPETDGQPSPGANCDDNDCVFVSLGDDEDGINMPPFVLQGATVNLTAVASVSGYLDAWMDFNIDGDWADAGEHIFTNQSLSAGSNSISFVVPNSANMGPSYSRFRFRTANTVISYDGLVADGEVEDYATYIEGSPQPEIDFGDAPDNPINPNDYPTLLAGNGARHTIANNTYLGIFLDGEADGQPNVPATGDNVNFFNDEDGVTFLWPMSPGNPCKIKVVASVNNAFLNMWVDFNGNGNWADAGEHVYTDINPVAGNNYFTFMVPATAVPGQTYARFRFSNQSALTYAGAASDGEVEDYRVNIQKYNHKWHQLPDDILPGLPSGQSGEVADDWTCNGGLVTQFDWWGNYELSGGVENRGDGISHFMVTVHTDAACLPETEEFSYTVPYNDQLEESTGSFNGENSPIYKYSFILPLPFHQIKDHKYWLSVKAIPNNPSVAPSWRWQEANRWVQPIECPTLTNDAATGWQPVFWPDPAPGQYSDMAFSVINSETKQLNIKVLPEGLYNGSGGLNKAMDEYGEHFLGEIADHVTIELHANTAPFNSVLTVENVNLMTDGTLNIHGIPEILTGEYYIVVKHRNSIETWSSVPISFGSAIIDYDFSTSASQAYGNNMRQMGSSFVIYGGDATQDGIVDGSDMAVVDNSSTAILIGYFPEDVNGDGIVDGTDMAIVDNNSTSIVFVIRP from the coding sequence ATGAAATCAGCTCTACTCCTATTGGTTGGGATTATTTTCCTTTTCACCAACAATTCCATTGCAATTTCATCAAAAACTCATGAAAGTAATCGATCCAAAACGGACCATTTACGACACACGAATCAAGAGGACTATAGCTTTTCCTACTTTTTGACGGTTTCTGATTTTCATGCCCCATTCAAATATTCAACTTCCAAAGGCTTTGATTCAGGAGATGATTCAAACTATGAGAATCCATTTTCAATCTCAAACTGGAGTTTACCTTCCGGTGCATGTTGTCCTGAGTTCATTCTTAAGGATGCAGTGCAAATTTGTCCACCTGACGGAGCTTGTGCTCCCCGTGGTACAGCTGATCCAGGGGGACTTTCGCATCCATTGGCAGCCTGTAAAAACTCATTTCACACCTATACAGTTTTTCCAAATGATCCGGCCTATACCTATACCTGGACAATTACCGGTGGCACACCCACCAGCCCCTCCGGTAATCCGGTAACAATATTATGGGGGAATGGCACCACCGGAACAATCAAAGTGGTAATCAGTAACATTGGAAGTGGTGGTACCTGCCTGGATTCAATCACAAGGCAGGTTTGCCTGATCGATGGCCCGGAAGCAGATTTCACGATGTTGAATGATACAGTTTGTGCAGGAACTCCTGTTCAATTTACCAACACATCAGTTGGTGGAAGTGTCTTCATCTGGAATTTCGGAGATGGATCAACCTCGAACCTTGCAACACCACCAGCGCATACCTATATCAACAGCGGCACCTATACCATCACACTTATCGTTCAGGATATGGGATCGGGGCAATCAGGCGGAACTGCTGGCGGCCAGGAAAAAGTAGCCTGCGGATGCCGGGATACTATAACAAAAACAATTGAGGTACTCCCGGGAACCGGGCCTGTAATTGATTATGATTGCTGCTTCGGTACCGTTTGTCCCGGCGACACTTCGTCTTTTTGCACTCCTATGGTATGTGGAACCTACAGTTGGAGTGTAACCGGCGGAACAATCATATCCGGTCTGAATACAAACTGCATAAAAGTGAAATGGAATTCCATTTATAGCGGCCCTACAACTGTTACACTTCAAAGTTGCCCAAACTCAGGATGCCCCGGTTCAACAACCCTCGATGTCCCTGTGTTATACCCGAACCTTCCTATCAATGGCCCCAATACGGTTTGTGTTGGTTCTTCAGGTAGTTTTTCCCTGCCATGGCTTCCGGGGACCTATTATAACTGGTCAGTTTCAGGAGCCGGTATGTACTTTTTTAACCAGGTGGATAAGAATTCTACCCTGGTGAATATCACCTTTAATACGGCAGGCCCGTTCTGGGTAAAATGTGAATATAATAACCCTTTGTCAGGTTGCAGCGGGGTTGATTCCGTCCTTGTTAATGTACTCCCGATCCTCAGTATCACCGGTGATGAAAAAGTATGTGAAAATACAGTCCCGAATTATTCAGTTCCCACTCCTGCCAATTGGTTCGTTACGCCTGCCGGTCCGACAATTTTCGGTAATGGCAGTCCAACAGTAGGCATACTCTGGGCTCCCCCGGGCAACTATACATTGATGGCTGTATCGCAGATACCCGGCCTTTATTGCAACGATACTGCGTACATGAAGGTGCAGGTGATTGCCAAACCTATTCTTGGGCCCATTACAGGTATTGCGAATGCATGTGCCAATTCAAAAGCGACTTTCGCCGTCACTTCCAATTTGAGTGGCAGTCCTTTTGTCTGGACCGTAACACCAGGAAATATTCCTTCTTATATGGGAGCGGACAACGACTCTATTGTTGCCGACCTGCAAGGAAGCGGCCCCTGGACGATCACAGTGCTGCAAAATCAGGAAATAAAACCTGGAGTATTCTGTCCTTCACTTACACAGACATTAACAGTAAACCCCTATCCTGTGCCAGTGCCTGTTGGCCCTGCAACAGTTTGCATGGATGATATTGTAAACTATACTGTAACCGGAACCCCTCCACCGGGAGGATACCAGTGGACCATCATCCCAGCTGCTCAGGGTACTATTCTGAGTGGACAGGGAACGGGGTCCATAATGGTTCAGTGGCATGGACCTGCCAATCCTTCAGTTATTTTAAAAATGACCAATTGCTCCGGATTCAGCACCCTTCCAATAGTTGTAAACGGGCCACCTACCCCGGTAGCAACCTATTCGCAGGTGCCGGTATTTTGCCAGGGAGCAGCTGTAACCCTGAATTTATCAACCGGAACTGGGGTTGGGTATTCCTACCAATGGTATTTCAACGGCAGTCCCGTTCCACCAGGAACTAATCCTATCCTGCCAGTGAATATTGCCACACTTCCACTCGGAACACACCAGTATTATGTTGTAGTTACCCTTAATGGCTGCTCTGCAAGATCCAACATCATCAATGTGATTATTGAAGATTGCAGTCCTGGTGGTTCCGGATCGCCTCCTCCCGGATGCACTTGTGATGCCATTCCTTTCTTCAGGCCTTATGTGGTATGTGGAACTATCTCATTACTGAATTATTCTTCCGTGGTTCCTCCCAATACCATGACCTATTTATGGACAGTTTCGGGTCCGGGGACCGGAACATTTACTCCTTCCAATACTGATCCAAATCCTTCCTTATCAGTGGATGCATCAGGATTATACACTATTTCACTCACAGTAACTTCATCCACAGGATGTTCTTGTACATATTCAACCATAGTGAACGTATTCCTGCCTGTTGCCTCCATTACGGTTACAAGCCCGGTTTGTCAGAATTCCCCTGCATTTTTCTCAGCAAGTCCTAACAACCCTGCTTACAACTATTTCTGGAGTTTCGGCGACTCTTATACTTCAAATCTTGCCAATACTCAGCATGCCTATTCATCTGCCAGTCCACCTTATTTTTATGTAAACCTCACCATCCAGAATGAATATGGATGCATCGCTACAGGGTTAGACTCCGTTTGGGTGAACCCAAAGCCTGTGTGTACAATCAGCGCACCTGACACAGCTTTTTGTCCCGGTAGTTTTGTACCTCTCACTGCATGTGGTGGCATGACTTCCTATCAATGGTATAAAAATGGAACTGCTATTTCAGGAGCTACATCCCAAACCCACAATGCCAACCAGTATGGAGAATACCAGGTTGAAATGACCAATACATTTGGATGTACCGGCAAATCAAATAAGATGTTTATCTATATCAGGCAACAGCCCAAAGCAAAGATTACCGGAAACAGGTACATCTGTGCATATCCCGGCAATACCGAATATGTAAACCTTTCTACAATCTATGATCCGGCATACATCTATTCCTGGAGCAGTATACCAGGCGGAGCAGTATTCACCCCTTCGAATACAAACAGTACATCGGCAATGCTCACTGTTCCTGCTGTATTGCCTGCTATATATGAGTTTATTGTGAATGTGACCGATACAGTAACAGGATGTACGAACAGTGATACAATCTGTGTCTCATTCTATGAAAAGCCGCCACTTACTGTGACGAATTTTGATATTTGCGAGGGGAATACCATGCTGCTAACCCCCACTCCCAACAATACTTCATTATATAACTACCAGTGGAATAACGGGGCCTCCACACCTGTTATCACAGCTGTGAATCCCGGAAGTTATATACTGACCATTACAGATAAGAACAATGGATGTTCTACCTCAGCCTTTGCAGGCACAATACATGCACTGCCTGATTTAAGCTTGTTCCCACTGGGTTGTGACTCAATCTGCGATACGGATACGCTTTTCATGTATATACCTCTTCCCCTGAACTGGTTACCTCCTTTTAATAACTATCCTTCAGCTTATCCAACCATAACCTGGTACGATAATGGAAATTACGGCCTTCCAGTGGGTTATGGACAATCTTTCCCATTTGTTACTAATGTGCTTGGAAACCACCAATTATCTGTGGTAGTGTCTGATGCTTATGGATGCCAGGATACTGCCGGAGTTTTCTGCCTGAATGTCAGAAACTGTCCGCCATTCTATGGAATTGATTTTGGTGACGTACCGGATGATGATGTATTGCCTGGAGATTTCCCTACCTTACTGATAAGTAACGGAGCACGGCATTTTATTGCCCCAGGAGTATATCTGGGTTCTCAGGTTGATGCCGAAACCAATGGACAGCCCAGTTTTATGGCTGTTTGTGATGATAACGACTGCTTCTTTATATCTTCAGGCGATGATGAGGATGGAGTAACGATTCCTCCTTCCCTGGTTCAGGGGAGTACAGTCAGCCTTACCGTAAATGCTTCAGTAAGTGGTTACCTCGATGCCTGGGTGGATTTCAATCAAAACAGCGATTGGTCGGATGCGGGGGATCATGTATTCATTAACCAGCCGCTCAGTGCAGGCTCGAACATTGTTTCCCTCTCAATTCCCATCACTGCCAATACCGGCATTTCTTACTCACGTTTCAGGTTCAGGACTGCGAATAATGTCATCACCTTCAGTGGTTCCGAAGCCGATGGTGAAGTAGAAGATTATGCGCTTCACATTGATCCGGTATCAACAGGTGAACTTGATTTTGGAGATGCTCCTGATGACCCAACAAATACTGCCGACTATCCCACTCTTCTATTAAGTAATGGAGCCAGGCATAATGTGATTGCCGGTGTTTACTTAGGAACACTTATCGACCTGGAAGGTGATGGGCAGCCCACTCTTACGGCAAATGGAGATGATGTTTCGTCGAGTGATGACGAGGATGGAATTACTATCCCAGCTGTGATCATGCAGGGTTCAACAGTAAATATTACGGTTACGGCTTCTGTAAATGGCTACCTGGATGCCTGGATGGATTTCAATATAGATGGCGACTGGGCTGATGCCGGTGAACAATTCCTGGTTAACCAGGCCATACTTTCAGGTCCAAATGTGCTTTCTCTGTCAGTACCACTTGCTTCTATGTCAGGTCCTTCCTTTACCAGGTTCAGGTTCCATACAGCCAATGGATCTGTTAACTACGATGGTCTCGTTGCAGATGGAGAAGTGGAAGATTACGCTGTATATATTGAACCCGTTCCGGGAGAATTCGATTTCGGAGACGTTCCGGATGATGACCTGATTGCGGCTGATTTCCCTACCCTATTAATAAGTAATGGAGCCAGGCACCAGATCGTTTCAGGAGTATTCCTTGGCACACAGGTTGACCCGGAGAGTAATGGACAACCCAGCTTCGGGGCGGTTTGTGATGACAATGACTGCTTCTTCCCTTCTGCCGGCGATGATGAAGATGGTGTTTCATTACCATCGACAATCAACGCAGGCACCACGGTAACTGTGACAGTAAATGCTTCAACCACCGGATTCCTTGATGCATGGATGGATTTCAACCTCGATAGTGACTGGTCAACAGCTGGGGAGCATATTTTTGTGAATCAGCCGCTTACGGCAGGTTCAAACACTCTCACTTTCAGTGTTCCATCAACAGCGCTTACAGGTTCAGCCTATTCACGTTTCAGATTCAGGACATCATCAGCTCCTGTTAATTTCTTTGGACTTGTTGCTGATGGTGAGGTAGAAGATTATGCATCGTCCCAAAAAGCAATACCAACACAGGAAGATCTTGACTTTGGGGATGTACCTGATAACCCTGGCAATCCGTCGGATTTCCCAACACTTTTAGCCAGCAATGGAGCCAGGCATACTGTTGTGGCAGGTATTTATATGGGATTACTTATTGATACTGAAACCAATGGCCAGCCCAATTTAACAGCAACAGGTGATGATGCTGCAGGAACTGATGATGAAGACGGGGTAAATATACCCTCAAATATTACCATTGGAACGACTGTAAATATTTCTGTTGTGGCTTCTGTGAGCGGTTTCCTTGATGCATGGGTCGATTATAACGGCAATGGTATTTGGGGAGCCGGTATTGAACATATATTTACCAGCCAGCCTCTTTCTGCCGGTTCAAATTCCCTCAGTTTCACAGTTCCGGGGGCTACAACTCCGGGGCAATCCTATGCAAGGTTCCGCTTCAGGACCACTGCTGCCCCGATAAGCTTTAATGGGCTTGTTGCTGATGGTGAGGTGGAAGATTATGCTGTTCATTTCGATCCTCAGTCAGAAGAGAACATTGATTTTGGCGATGCACCCGATAATCCGCAGTCAAGCACCGATTATCCAACCTTACTTACGAGTAATGGCGCCAGTCATATGATTTCACCCACGGTTTACATGGGAGTTTTAATTGATTCTGAACTTGACGGTCAGCCCAATATTGCTTCTACCGGTGATGATTCAAACGGAGTTGATGATGAAGATGGGGTAAGTATTCCGGCTGTTGTTGTTCTGGGTTCCACGGTTAATTTTACGGTATCAGCTTCGGTCAATGGTTTCCTTGACGCCTGGATTGATTTTAATATCGATGGCGACTGGGCGGATGCAGGTGAACACATCTTTACAAATACAGCACTTACTGCCGGTTCAAATGCTCTATCCTTTGCGGTTCCTGCTACTTCCACATCCGGACAATCCTACAGCCGCTTCAGGTTCAGGACTTCATCCGCATCAATTACCTATGATGGGCCGTTGAGTGACGGAGAGGTTGAAGACTATGCGACTTATCTTGAGCCTGCACCACAGGGATCACTTGATTTCGGAGATGTACCGGATAACTGGGACATCCCCAATGATTACCCGACCCTGCTGATCAGTAACGGGGCACGCCACACCATTGTTGCCAATATTTACCTGGGAACCCAGGTAGATCCGGAAACGGATGGACAACCTAGCCCTGGTGCTAATTGTGATGACAATGATTGTGTATTTGTGTCACTGGGTGATGATGAAGATGGCATCAATATGCCTCCATTTGTCCTGCAGGGAGCAACAGTAAACCTTACTGCCGTAGCTTCAGTTTCCGGTTATCTGGATGCATGGATGGATTTCAATATTGATGGAGACTGGGCAGATGCAGGTGAGCACATTTTCACCAACCAGTCGCTTTCGGCAGGTAGTAACAGCATATCCTTTGTTGTGCCGAATTCTGCAAATATGGGTCCATCATACTCCAGGTTCCGTTTCCGCACCGCCAATACTGTCATTTCATATGATGGCCTTGTTGCCGACGGAGAAGTGGAAGATTATGCAACCTATATTGAAGGAAGTCCGCAACCGGAAATTGATTTCGGTGATGCACCTGATAACCCCATTAACCCCAATGATTACCCAACCTTGCTTGCCGGAAATGGTGCACGTCACACTATCGCCAATAATACTTACCTGGGGATTTTCCTGGATGGCGAAGCTGATGGACAGCCAAATGTACCGGCTACAGGCGATAATGTGAACTTCTTCAATGATGAAGATGGAGTTACTTTCCTCTGGCCAATGTCGCCCGGGAATCCATGTAAGATTAAGGTTGTAGCCTCTGTAAACAATGCTTTCCTTAATATGTGGGTCGATTTCAACGGAAACGGGAACTGGGCAGATGCAGGAGAACATGTTTATACCGATATTAATCCTGTGGCGGGTAATAACTACTTTACCTTCATGGTTCCTGCAACTGCAGTACCGGGCCAAACCTATGCTAGATTCCGTTTCAGCAACCAGTCTGCATTAACTTATGCAGGTGCTGCTTCCGACGGAGAAGTTGAAGATTACAGGGTGAATATTCAGAAATACAACCATAAGTGGCACCAGTTACCTGATGATATACTTCCTGGATTGCCTTCAGGGCAGTCGGGTGAAGTTGCTGATGACTGGACCTGCAACGGCGGCCTGGTGACACAGTTTGACTGGTGGGGCAATTATGAATTGTCAGGCGGAGTAGAGAACAGAGGGGATGGAATCAGCCACTTTATGGTGACTGTTCATACGGATGCAGCCTGCCTGCCTGAAACTGAAGAATTCAGTTACACAGTTCCTTATAATGATCAGTTGGAGGAATCAACAGGAAGCTTCAATGGGGAGAACAGCCCGATTTATAAGTATAGCTTTATACTGCCACTCCCCTTCCACCAGATTAAAGACCACAAATACTGGTTAAGTGTGAAAGCCATCCCGAATAATCCATCCGTTGCTCCTTCATGGAGATGGCAGGAAGCCAACCGTTGGGTACAACCTATTGAATGCCCGACTTTGACCAATGATGCTGCCACAGGCTGGCAACCCGTTTTCTGGCCTGATCCGGCTCCGGGACAATATAGCGATATGGCTTTTTCTGTAATTAATTCAGAAACCAAACAGCTGAATATTAAGGTTCTGCCCGAAGGCTTGTATAATGGAAGTGGTGGATTGAATAAAGCCATGGATGAATATGGCGAACATTTCCTGGGTGAAATAGCTGACCATGTGACCATTGAACTGCATGCCAACACTGCACCATTTAATTCAGTACTGACAGTGGAAAATGTAAATCTGATGACAGATGGAACCCTCAACATTCATGGAATTCCTGAAATCTTAACCGGTGAATACTATATTGTGGTTAAACACAGGAATAGTATTGAAACCTGGAGTTCCGTTCCAATTTCCTTTGGATCTGCTATCATTGACTACGATTTCAGCACTTCTGCTTCACAGGCTTATGGTAATAATATGAGACAAATGGGTAGCAGTTTTGTAATTTATGGTGGTGATGCAACCCAGGATGGAATTGTGGATGGGTCTGATATGGCAGTAGTTGATAATTCAAGCACAGCTATCCTGATCGGTTATTTTCCTGAAGATGTAAATGGAGATGGGATCGTTGATGGAACAGATATGGCTATTGTTGACAATAATTCAACAAGTATCGTATTTGTCATTCGACCATAG